The sequence CTTTCGGGACGCCACGCATTGGCGCGGGTCGACGATGCGCGGACAAGGTCCGCACATCGTCGCGACTTGCCGGGGAGGCTCAGTTCTCCGGTTGCCCGACGAGGGCGGCGTTGAGGCCGATCTCCGGCGTCTGGTCCGAAAAGATCGAAGCGAACCAGCCGGGGTTGGAGACCAGCGACGGCTTGAAGACATTGCAGCCGGCCTTCATCTCCGCCCAGGTGCCTTCATCGCACAGCTTGATCGTCTCATTGGTGACGACAGGCAGTGGCAGGATCGTGGTCTTCGGCACGTCCTTGCCTTCGATCGCCTCGACGGCAAGTTTTAGCGCCAGCGCCCCGGAATAAGGTGGCGAGGCATAGGAAATACGTTGCGCGCCCGCCGGTGCATAGGGCGGAGCCGAACCTTCGACGTCGGTGCCCTCCGGCAGCATCTGGATGCGGCCGCCATTGGAGCCCTCCCCGGCACAAGGCAGGAGTTCGCCCGCCTTCTTGCCGGCTTCGAGTTGCATCGAGTTTGCGGTGAAGCAGCCGACCTGCATCCACAGCCCGTTGATGTCGTTCCAGCTGCGCGTTGCGAGGATCTTGGAAAGCTCGGTGCGGGCGACCGCCTGGCTCCACATGCCGACGGCCTCGCCGACGATCTTGATGTCGGGATATTTGGCGAAAACTTCCTTGGCGGCCTTGGTGCGCTGATCGTCGACCGATGTTCCGGGAACGCCCGTAATGGCGATGATGTTGCCCTTGCCATTGAGCTTTTTCACCAGCCATTCGGCGGTCACCCTGCCCGCTTCCAGCTGGTCAATGTGGACGTTGTACGCACAAGGCTCGGTGATCTCTGCGTCATAGGCAAAGACCTTCACGCCCTTGTCGCAGGCGTTCTTGACGACCTGATTGA is a genomic window of Mesorhizobium huakuii containing:
- a CDS encoding sugar ABC transporter substrate-binding protein — its product is MGIGLKVRRLALLAGMAVCAFGMSAAEAAEKHKIFLSMSYIGNDWQAEAANMVKAMAAHKSLADKVDLQVQVAGPNAQRQIQQINAMVQSGAEAIVVYPISPTALNQVVKNACDKGVKVFAYDAEITEPCAYNVHIDQLEAGRVTAEWLVKKLNGKGNIIAITGVPGTSVDDQRTKAAKEVFAKYPDIKIVGEAVGMWSQAVARTELSKILATRSWNDINGLWMQVGCFTANSMQLEAGKKAGELLPCAGEGSNGGRIQMLPEGTDVEGSAPPYAPAGAQRISYASPPYSGALALKLAVEAIEGKDVPKTTILPLPVVTNETIKLCDEGTWAEMKAGCNVFKPSLVSNPGWFASIFSDQTPEIGLNAALVGQPEN